In bacterium, the DNA window TCCTCATGGGGTACGCAAATCCGGTCTACCACATGGGGTACGGGGCCTTTGCCGGGAACCTCGCCGAGGCAGGGGCCGACGGCGCCATCATCCCGGACCTGCCCATGGAGGCGGCAGGCCCCCTGCGCGACGAGATGCGGGCAAGAGAACTGGCCCTCATTCCCATGGCAGCGCCCAACACCCCCCCCGAAAGGCTCAGGTCGCTGATCGAGGAAGGCGATGGTTTCCTTTATCTCGTTTCCATGGCCGGACTGACAGGCGATGCCCTGAAATCCGGGACTCCCTGGAAGACGGTGGCCAGAATGGCCAGGGCGTCCGGCAGACTTCCGGTGTGCGTGGGGTTCGGGATCAGCTCGGGGCCCGATGCGGCCGAAGCGGCCGGGTATGCCGACGGGGTTATCGTCGGCAGCGCCGTGACAGCCCGGATCAACCAGGCCGGGAACCTGGAGGAAGCGAAAAGCGGTGTGCGGGAACTGGTGAAGGAACTGGCGGAAGCGATCAGAAAGGCTCCTGCTTGAAATCAGGGGGTTATATGAAAGTGTTCGATAAGGAAGAACTCGCAAAATACGATGGCATTGACGGACGTCCGCCCTACGGGGCCTATCTGGGAAAGGTCTACGATTTTACCGGCATGAAGGAAGCTGACCACGGCGACCATTACGGTCACCCCTTCGGCGTCGACCTCACCGACGCCATCGACGAAGCCCCCCATGATGACAACCTGGTGTTCGCGTTCCCCGTTGTTGGAGTGTTCAAGGAGTAAGTGTTCATCCAGCCACTGTATAAGGCAGCGGCTTGCAGGTCCAGGTCCGGGCTGTGTCGTCTGGAAAGAAAATCGCAGGGGGGTGCGTGGATAGAGAGCATGGTGCCTAGGAGTCTGTCGGAGAACCTCCCTGTTTTTTAACAGGGAGGGCACAGACTCCTAGCTGGAGTTTGTCGGAACATA includes these proteins:
- a CDS encoding cytochrome b5 domain-containing protein; translated protein: MKVFDKEELAKYDGIDGRPPYGAYLGKVYDFTGMKEADHGDHYGHPFGVDLTDAIDEAPHDDNLVFAFPVVGVFKE
- the trpA gene encoding tryptophan synthase subunit alpha; translation: MNRISKVFSSGKKTLIVYLTAGFPEPGMDEELVLTAIDAGADIIELGFPFSDPVADGPLIQQASRTALEMGMTLAGTVDLAARIRQQRETPILLMGYANPVYHMGYGAFAGNLAEAGADGAIIPDLPMEAAGPLRDEMRARELALIPMAAPNTPPERLRSLIEEGDGFLYLVSMAGLTGDALKSGTPWKTVARMARASGRLPVCVGFGISSGPDAAEAAGYADGVIVGSAVTARINQAGNLEEAKSGVRELVKELAEAIRKAPA